A genomic region of Dactylococcopsis salina PCC 8305 contains the following coding sequences:
- a CDS encoding acyl-CoA desaturase: protein MTVATEKKLPFNWPIFAYIAAIHLVALLAFFPNFFSWSAVGVALIMHWVTGGLGVTLGFHRLLSHRSLEVPKWLEYFLVFCGTLSAQGSVIDWVGLHRMHHKYSDKNPDPHDSNKGFLWSHIGWMLHEIPLKEEIPKYTKDVSSDPVYQFFSKYFILIQVAFGLFLYAIGGWSFVIWGVFVRLAVVFHCTWFVNSATHKFGYKTYESQDESRNCWWVALLTYGEGWHNNHHAYQYSARHGLQWWELDITWMMIRSLEILGLAKNVKLIKE, encoded by the coding sequence ATGACTGTCGCAACTGAAAAAAAACTACCATTCAATTGGCCGATTTTTGCCTATATCGCAGCGATTCATCTCGTCGCCCTCCTCGCCTTTTTCCCCAACTTCTTCAGTTGGTCTGCGGTGGGAGTGGCTTTAATCATGCACTGGGTAACAGGAGGCTTAGGGGTAACTCTTGGTTTCCATCGCTTACTTAGTCACCGTAGCTTAGAAGTTCCGAAATGGCTAGAGTATTTCCTCGTGTTTTGTGGCACTCTTTCCGCCCAAGGTAGCGTCATTGATTGGGTAGGGTTACACCGAATGCACCATAAATACTCGGATAAAAATCCTGATCCCCATGATTCCAATAAAGGGTTTTTATGGAGTCACATCGGTTGGATGTTACACGAAATTCCCTTAAAAGAAGAGATTCCTAAATATACTAAAGATGTTAGTTCCGACCCCGTTTATCAATTTTTCTCTAAATACTTTATATTGATTCAAGTTGCTTTTGGTCTTTTCCTGTATGCCATTGGCGGCTGGTCTTTTGTGATTTGGGGTGTGTTTGTACGCCTAGCTGTAGTTTTCCACTGTACTTGGTTTGTTAACAGTGCCACTCATAAATTTGGCTACAAAACCTACGAGTCTCAAGATGAGTCTCGGAATTGCTGGTGGGTTGCTCTCTTAACCTATGGTGAAGGCTGGCACAATAATCATCACGCTTATCAATACTCAGCACGTCACGGGTTACAGTGGTGGGAACTTGATATTACTTGGATGATGATTCGCTCCCTAGAAATCCTCGGTTTAGCCAAAAATGTCAAACTGATTAAAGAATAA
- a CDS encoding SDR family oxidoreductase: MFLVTGATGQIGRRIIRLLREEEQAARGFVRLDSNYSEIEQRGADIFIGELTEEKDIAKACQDVKYVISAHGSGGNAQALDYRANVDLIDQAKAQGVEHFVYISVLGAQRGYEDSPTFKAKREVEKYLQKSGLNYTILQPSGLASDLIPLAERLRDTGFYLIIGDPKNRTSIVSPDDLAKIAIDAVKIEAAKNQIFPVGGPEVLKREEIPEILGRIFNREPLVVNVPLFVLDGVRDGIGLIDPETQKSLGTLRIISGNEFFCTETEINQLETTFNMKMESLESFITRYLGT; encoded by the coding sequence ATGTTTTTAGTAACTGGCGCAACTGGACAAATTGGACGGCGGATCATTCGTTTGTTACGAGAAGAGGAACAAGCGGCGAGAGGGTTTGTCCGCTTAGATTCTAACTATAGCGAAATTGAACAACGCGGTGCTGATATTTTTATTGGTGAATTAACTGAGGAAAAAGATATCGCTAAAGCCTGTCAAGATGTTAAATATGTGATTAGCGCCCATGGTTCAGGGGGAAATGCTCAGGCGTTAGATTATCGTGCTAATGTTGATTTAATTGATCAAGCAAAAGCTCAAGGGGTGGAACATTTTGTTTATATTTCTGTTCTTGGGGCGCAACGAGGATATGAAGATTCTCCCACTTTTAAGGCAAAACGAGAAGTCGAGAAGTATTTACAAAAAAGTGGACTCAATTATACAATCCTACAGCCGTCGGGGTTAGCATCTGATTTGATTCCCCTAGCAGAACGTTTACGAGATACAGGATTTTATTTGATTATCGGTGATCCCAAAAATCGGACTTCAATTGTTAGCCCTGATGATTTAGCTAAAATTGCGATCGATGCGGTAAAAATAGAAGCGGCGAAGAATCAAATCTTTCCCGTCGGTGGTCCGGAAGTTTTAAAGCGAGAGGAAATTCCAGAGATATTGGGTCGTATTTTTAACCGCGAACCGCTAGTGGTCAATGTTCCTTTATTTGTGTTGGACGGTGTTCGCGATGGGATTGGGTTGATTGATCCAGAAACACAAAAGTCTTTAGGAACATTGCGAATAATCTCAGGAAACGAGTTTTTCTGTACGGAAACCGAGATCAATCAGTTGGAAACCACGTTTAACATGAAGATGGAGTCTCTAGAAAGTTTTATCACTCGCTATTTGGGGACTTAA
- a CDS encoding methionine gamma-lyase family protein produces the protein MNSQLLLERAQTALFPIFSGIDAKVKHNVKKVLEAFAKERVGVHHFSSVSGYGHGDLGRETLDRVFATVMATEAAAVRVQLVSGTHAIACALFGVLRPGDEMLAVAGKPYDTLEEVIGLRESASGSLKEFGIHYRELPLTANGTLDWEGLTTAVTKNTRLVLIQRSCGYSWRESLSIEDIKEIVATVKKQNPDTICFVDNCYGEFVETEEPPAVGADLIAGSLIKNPGGTIVTAGGYLAGRKSLVEAACCRLTAPGIGSEGGATFDQNRLLFQGLFLAPQMVGEAIKGTHLASYVFHELGYPVNPLPKTPRRDVIQGIKLGSKEKLLAFCRALQQQSPVGSYLDPVPAQMPGYESELVMAGGTFIDGSTSELSADGPLREPYLVFMQGGTHWTHCAIALEAIIDAISVV, from the coding sequence ATGAACAGTCAACTCTTGCTAGAAAGAGCCCAAACGGCACTTTTTCCAATTTTTTCTGGAATAGATGCCAAGGTTAAGCATAACGTAAAAAAAGTTTTAGAAGCCTTTGCAAAAGAACGGGTAGGCGTACATCATTTTTCGAGTGTGAGTGGCTATGGACACGGGGATTTAGGACGAGAAACGCTCGATCGAGTTTTTGCAACTGTTATGGCAACCGAAGCGGCGGCGGTACGGGTACAATTGGTTTCTGGGACTCATGCGATCGCCTGCGCGTTGTTCGGGGTGTTACGTCCAGGAGATGAAATGCTGGCGGTGGCGGGAAAACCTTACGACACTTTAGAAGAAGTAATCGGTTTACGGGAATCCGCATCTGGTTCTTTAAAAGAGTTTGGCATTCATTATCGAGAACTCCCTCTCACCGCAAACGGAACTCTGGATTGGGAGGGTTTAACGACAGCAGTGACTAAAAACACCCGTTTAGTGTTAATTCAACGGTCTTGTGGCTATAGTTGGCGCGAAAGTTTATCGATCGAGGACATCAAAGAAATCGTGGCAACGGTTAAGAAACAGAATCCAGACACAATTTGTTTTGTGGATAATTGTTATGGGGAATTTGTGGAAACAGAAGAACCGCCTGCGGTGGGGGCTGATTTAATTGCAGGTTCTCTGATCAAAAATCCGGGGGGAACGATCGTCACGGCGGGGGGATACCTTGCAGGACGAAAATCGCTTGTCGAAGCGGCTTGTTGCCGTCTCACCGCCCCTGGCATCGGAAGTGAGGGAGGTGCAACCTTTGATCAAAATCGTCTCTTATTTCAAGGTTTATTCCTCGCGCCACAAATGGTAGGAGAAGCGATTAAAGGAACGCATTTAGCCTCTTACGTCTTTCACGAATTAGGATATCCCGTTAATCCCCTTCCGAAAACGCCGCGTCGTGATGTCATTCAAGGGATTAAGTTGGGAAGTAAAGAGAAACTCCTCGCCTTTTGTCGTGCTTTACAACAACAATCTCCTGTGGGGTCTTATCTTGATCCCGTACCCGCACAAATGCCTGGTTATGAGAGTGAGTTGGTGATGGCTGGGGGAACTTTTATTGATGGCAGCACTTCTGAGTTATCCGCAGATGGTCCATTGCGAGAACCCTATCTGGTGTTCATGCAGGGAGGAACGCATTGGACACACTGCGCGATCGCGCTAGAAGCGATTATTGACGCGATTTCTGTTGTCTAA
- the rplI gene encoding 50S ribosomal protein L9 produces MAKRVQVVLNKDVKKLGEADDLVEVAPGYARNYLVPQRLAKMATPGILKQVEQRKEKERQRQLAILKAAEDRKTALETIGRFTIRKQVGEGEAIFGTVTPQDVADVVKETTGQELDRRGIVLPDDISRIGFYQAQVRLHPEVTATIEIQVASL; encoded by the coding sequence ATGGCGAAACGAGTACAGGTTGTATTGAACAAAGACGTAAAGAAGCTCGGAGAAGCAGACGATTTAGTAGAAGTGGCTCCGGGATACGCTCGTAATTATTTAGTTCCCCAAAGGTTAGCCAAAATGGCAACCCCTGGGATTCTGAAACAGGTTGAACAACGGAAGGAAAAAGAACGTCAGCGTCAATTGGCGATTCTGAAAGCGGCGGAAGATCGGAAAACGGCGTTGGAAACTATTGGTCGCTTTACGATTCGTAAACAAGTCGGTGAAGGAGAAGCAATTTTCGGAACGGTAACGCCCCAAGATGTGGCGGATGTAGTCAAGGAAACCACTGGACAAGAGCTCGATCGACGCGGCATTGTTTTACCAGATGATATTAGTCGTATTGGTTTCTATCAAGCACAAGTGAGGCTTCATCCTGAAGTGACTGCTACTATTGAAATTCAGGTTGCTTCTTTGTAA
- a CDS encoding phasin family protein has translation MDSNNWIKQLLMVGVGTTSLVAEKLREVSEQWVKEGKINPEQAREFVDDLMQQIQAEQGNFEEQMERQMRNALQDLGVPRQNELDELRGRIDRIERQIRELENRSWR, from the coding sequence ATGGATAGCAATAACTGGATTAAACAGTTGTTAATGGTCGGTGTTGGTACAACCTCTCTAGTTGCGGAGAAATTAAGAGAGGTGAGTGAACAGTGGGTAAAAGAAGGTAAAATTAACCCAGAACAAGCGCGGGAGTTTGTGGATGACTTAATGCAGCAAATTCAAGCGGAACAGGGTAATTTTGAGGAACAAATGGAACGTCAAATGCGAAATGCTTTGCAAGATTTGGGCGTTCCTCGTCAAAATGAGTTGGATGAGTTGAGAGGACGCATCGATCGCATAGAACGTCAAATCAGGGAGTTGGAAAATCGATCTTGGCGTTAA
- a CDS encoding cupin domain-containing protein: protein MLVRKLNECEEFTAGDGTILKELLHPDKQPLALRYSLAHAIVPVGQTSIPHSLTTSEVYYIMQGKGEMHIDNETQLIEPGDAVYIPPNARQYVHNCGDEPLVFVCMVDPAWREEDETIYNE from the coding sequence ATGTTAGTTAGAAAACTCAACGAATGCGAAGAATTTACCGCCGGTGATGGCACAATATTAAAAGAACTTTTACATCCCGACAAACAACCGTTAGCACTCCGTTACAGCCTTGCTCACGCGATCGTGCCAGTCGGTCAAACCTCAATCCCTCACTCCTTAACGACCTCGGAAGTTTACTATATTATGCAGGGAAAAGGGGAAATGCACATCGACAACGAAACTCAACTCATTGAACCAGGAGACGCAGTTTATATTCCCCCCAATGCTCGTCAATATGTTCATAATTGTGGCGATGAACCATTAGTTTTTGTCTGTATGGTTGACCCCGCTTGGCGAGAAGAAGATGAAACGATTTATAATGAATAA
- a CDS encoding alpha/beta fold hydrolase, with translation MEVNQAVSTTVVGDYWQWRGQNIYYVQAGKKKGDYPPLLLIHGFGASTDHWRKNIATLQTDFKVYAIDLLGFGRSSKPDWVYSGKVWEEQLAAFIQEVVGEAVVLAGNSLGGYACLCVGGNHPELTRGVVLLNSAGPFSDQEKKDEGKQEQLTLKQKLQKTVRSILLQPWSSFLLFQYVRRKSMIRKTLKQVYLDQSAVTDQLVEDIYRPSCDRGAAKVFASVFKSPRGDKVDELLKRLTVPLLLLWGEGDPWMDTRTRSSKFHQYYSQISERFLNAGHCPHDEVPQQVNEGIKDWIISHQC, from the coding sequence ATGGAAGTAAATCAAGCAGTGTCAACAACAGTGGTGGGAGATTATTGGCAATGGCGAGGACAAAACATTTATTATGTGCAAGCAGGGAAAAAAAAGGGTGATTATCCTCCTTTGTTGTTAATTCATGGTTTTGGCGCTTCGACGGATCATTGGCGAAAAAATATTGCGACGTTACAAACGGATTTTAAGGTTTATGCGATCGATCTGCTGGGGTTTGGACGATCGAGCAAACCAGACTGGGTTTATAGTGGCAAAGTATGGGAAGAGCAACTGGCTGCATTTATTCAGGAAGTCGTGGGTGAAGCGGTGGTTTTAGCGGGAAATTCTTTGGGAGGATATGCGTGTTTGTGTGTGGGAGGAAATCATCCTGAGTTAACGCGAGGTGTGGTTTTATTAAATAGTGCGGGTCCGTTTTCGGATCAAGAGAAAAAAGATGAGGGAAAACAGGAACAATTAACGTTAAAACAGAAATTACAAAAAACAGTTCGTTCAATTCTCTTACAACCTTGGAGTAGTTTTCTGCTGTTTCAATATGTCCGCCGCAAGTCGATGATTCGGAAAACTCTAAAGCAGGTTTATTTGGATCAAAGTGCGGTAACTGACCAGTTGGTAGAAGATATTTATCGTCCTTCTTGTGATCGAGGAGCGGCGAAAGTGTTTGCTTCTGTGTTCAAGAGTCCGAGAGGGGATAAAGTCGATGAGTTATTAAAACGGTTAACTGTTCCTTTGTTGTTACTGTGGGGAGAAGGTGATCCTTGGATGGATACCAGAACTCGATCGAGCAAATTCCATCAATACTACAGTCAAATTTCGGAACGTTTTCTTAACGCTGGACACTGTCCCCATGATGAAGTGCCGCAACAGGTGAATGAAGGGATCAAGGATTGGATCATCAGTCACCAATGTTGA
- the dnaB gene encoding replicative DNA helicase, with amino-acid sequence MISDQSLPPQNIEAEESILGGILLDPEAIARVAETLTPEAFYLQAHQTIYRAAIALYEQKKPTDLMTISTWLADQELLDKVGGKAKLAQLADRTVSAVNIDGYAQLVLDKYLRRQLINAGHKIVQLGFDTTEGLNLVLDRAEQSIFQITQDRPQSGLIPLSETLLETFDQIEGLYYEDQLPGINTGFYDLDSMTSGLQPSDLLILAGRPSMGKCLGKGTKVVMFDGTLKAVENIQVNDQLMGPDSKPRKVLSLARGREMMYWVCQKRGVDYRVNESHILSLKASGSEGRRVHGEVVNISVQDYLTKSQKFQQRHKGYKVAIDFPPQIVPIDPYLLGLWLGDGKLGDSRIFNIADEVIAELGVIAVREGYRLSHQPNGDRCDSWNLCAGENPEGFKIQLRRAQLLDQKWIPLCYLANTKAVRLELLAGLMDSDGYYCKDMQCFENTQKSKKLAEQIKFLADSLGFRTSIIRKQGSIKTSNFCGEYWRVRVSGNFEIIPTRIQYKKARNYASMRDWQVTGITIEPDGVDDYYGFELDGDGLFLLEDMTVTHNTAFGLNIARNIAGKYQLPVALFSLEMSKEQLSQRLLASEAKIESNRLRSGRLSGQDYQKLSDAIGTLSAIPIYIDDTATLTVMEMRSQARRLQAEQGQLGLVLLDYLQLMEGGGDNRVQELSRITRSLKTLAREIKAPVIALSQLSRGVEQRTNKRPMLSDLRESGCLTGDSLVTIADTGEEVPIKDLVGHSGFNVFALNLETWKLEKAPVSKVFSTGVKPTLELTTALGRKIIATGNHKFLTLDQGWVRLDELKEGDYIANPQILRLGTSDVYWDKITSITPTGESSPVYDLTVPKLHNFVANNIIVHNSIEQDADLVLMLYRDAYYNPDTPDRDLAEVIITKHRNGPTGTVKLLFNAELTEFRNLARNE; translated from the coding sequence GTGATTAGCGATCAATCCCTTCCTCCCCAAAATATCGAAGCAGAAGAATCAATTTTAGGCGGGATTTTACTTGATCCAGAGGCGATCGCGCGGGTAGCAGAAACTTTAACTCCAGAGGCGTTTTATCTCCAGGCACATCAAACCATCTATCGGGCTGCGATCGCGCTTTATGAACAAAAAAAGCCCACAGACTTGATGACGATCAGCACTTGGCTGGCGGATCAGGAATTACTGGACAAGGTGGGAGGAAAGGCAAAATTAGCACAACTCGCCGATCGCACGGTTTCCGCCGTTAACATTGATGGTTATGCCCAATTAGTTTTAGACAAATATCTCCGTCGCCAACTGATTAACGCAGGACACAAAATTGTTCAACTGGGATTCGACACCACAGAAGGCTTAAACTTAGTTTTAGACCGCGCTGAACAAAGTATCTTCCAGATTACCCAAGATCGTCCACAATCAGGATTAATCCCCCTTTCCGAGACGTTATTGGAAACTTTTGATCAAATCGAAGGGCTTTATTACGAAGATCAACTCCCAGGAATCAATACAGGCTTTTACGATTTAGATAGCATGACCAGTGGCTTACAACCGTCAGATTTACTGATTTTGGCGGGGCGACCTTCAATGGGAAAATGTTTGGGTAAAGGCACGAAGGTTGTCATGTTTGATGGGACACTCAAAGCCGTCGAAAATATTCAAGTCAATGATCAACTGATGGGACCCGACTCAAAACCCCGAAAAGTCTTGTCATTGGCAAGAGGTCGTGAGATGATGTATTGGGTTTGTCAAAAAAGAGGTGTGGATTATCGTGTAAATGAGAGCCACATCTTATCCCTAAAAGCCAGTGGTAGTGAAGGGCGCAGGGTACATGGCGAAGTTGTTAATATCTCAGTCCAAGACTATCTGACTAAAAGCCAAAAATTCCAGCAGCGACATAAGGGCTATAAAGTTGCCATCGACTTTCCCCCTCAAATTGTCCCCATTGATCCCTACCTTTTAGGGCTGTGGCTAGGGGATGGAAAATTGGGCGACAGCAGAATTTTTAACATTGCTGATGAAGTGATAGCTGAACTAGGAGTCATTGCTGTTAGAGAGGGTTATCGCTTGAGTCATCAACCCAATGGCGACAGGTGTGACTCGTGGAATTTGTGTGCTGGAGAGAACCCAGAGGGTTTCAAAATTCAACTGAGACGGGCGCAATTACTTGATCAGAAGTGGATTCCCTTATGTTATTTAGCCAACACCAAAGCAGTCCGCTTAGAGTTACTGGCTGGTTTAATGGACTCCGATGGCTACTACTGTAAGGATATGCAGTGTTTTGAAAATACTCAAAAAAGCAAAAAACTGGCAGAACAGATTAAGTTTCTTGCGGACAGCTTAGGGTTTAGAACCAGCATCATCCGCAAGCAGGGAAGCATTAAAACCAGTAATTTTTGCGGCGAATATTGGCGGGTTAGAGTTTCTGGGAATTTTGAGATCATTCCCACCCGAATTCAGTATAAAAAAGCTCGTAACTATGCTTCGATGCGCGATTGGCAGGTTACAGGAATTACAATTGAACCTGATGGTGTGGATGATTATTATGGTTTTGAACTAGATGGTGACGGATTATTTTTGTTAGAGGATATGACCGTTACCCACAATACGGCGTTTGGTTTGAATATTGCCCGTAATATCGCGGGAAAATATCAGTTACCAGTGGCGTTGTTTAGCTTGGAAATGTCAAAAGAACAACTGAGTCAACGGTTACTGGCGAGTGAAGCGAAAATTGAAAGCAATCGTTTAAGATCAGGGCGTTTAAGTGGTCAAGATTACCAAAAGCTAAGTGATGCGATCGGGACGCTGTCGGCAATTCCCATTTATATTGATGATACCGCTACCTTAACAGTAATGGAGATGCGATCGCAAGCGCGACGATTACAAGCTGAACAAGGACAATTGGGCTTAGTATTACTGGACTACTTACAGTTAATGGAAGGGGGAGGAGATAATCGGGTTCAAGAATTATCTCGCATTACTCGCAGTCTCAAAACCCTTGCTAGGGAAATCAAAGCCCCAGTGATTGCTTTATCGCAGTTGAGTCGGGGAGTAGAACAGCGCACTAATAAACGCCCTATGCTGTCCGATTTGAGAGAAAGCGGTTGTTTGACAGGAGATAGTCTAGTCACGATTGCTGACACGGGAGAAGAAGTTCCGATTAAAGATTTGGTTGGACACTCAGGGTTCAATGTTTTTGCCTTAAATTTAGAAACTTGGAAGCTAGAAAAAGCACCAGTGAGTAAAGTTTTCTCTACTGGAGTCAAGCCAACTCTTGAACTGACCACAGCTTTAGGACGTAAGATTATTGCAACGGGAAACCATAAGTTTCTCACTCTTGATCAGGGTTGGGTACGATTGGATGAACTCAAAGAGGGAGACTATATTGCTAACCCTCAAATTCTTCGACTAGGAACTAGCGATGTGTATTGGGACAAGATCACTTCAATTACGCCTACTGGTGAATCAAGTCCTGTTTACGACTTAACTGTCCCGAAACTACATAATTTTGTCGCTAATAACATTATTGTTCACAACAGCATTGAACAGGATGCGGATTTAGTGCTGATGTTATATCGAGATGCCTATTACAATCCTGACACACCCGATCGCGATCTCGCGGAAGTGATCATCACCAAGCACCGTAACGGACCCACTGGAACAGTAAAACTGCTTTTCAACGCCGAACTAACAGAATTTCGGAATCTGGCGCGAAATGAGTAG
- the accC gene encoding acetyl-CoA carboxylase biotin carboxylase subunit, with translation MSFSKILIANRGEIALRILHSCEELGIATVAVHSSIDRNALHVQLADETVCIGEPPSSKSYLNIPNLIAAALTRNATAIHPGYGFLAENARFAEICTDHQIHFIGPTPDAIRAMGDKSTAKETMQKAGVPVVPGSDGLLADETSAYRFARDIGFPVMLKATAGGGGRGMRLVHHEGELSKLFQAAKGESEAAFGNSGVYLEKFIERPRHIEFQILADSYGNVVHLGERDCSIQRRHQKLLEESPSPVLTPNLRQKMGKAAVKAAQSINYVGAGTVEFLLDAHDNFYFMEMNTRIQVEHPVTEMVTGLDLIAEQIRIAQGEKLSFRQKDVQIRGHAIECRINAEDPDHDFRPQPGRINGYLPPGGPGVRMDSHVYTDYEIPPYYDSLIGKLIVWGPTREAAIKRMKRALRQCAITGVKTTIGFHQKILETPAFLAGDVYTNFVQQHLFNNQLRVNIGD, from the coding sequence ATGTCCTTCTCAAAAATTTTAATTGCTAATCGTGGGGAAATTGCCCTGCGGATATTACATAGTTGTGAAGAATTGGGGATCGCCACCGTCGCTGTCCACTCTAGCATCGATCGCAACGCCCTCCATGTCCAACTCGCAGACGAAACCGTTTGTATTGGCGAACCTCCTTCCAGCAAAAGTTATCTCAATATTCCCAACCTCATCGCCGCCGCCCTCACTCGCAACGCCACAGCGATTCATCCTGGATATGGCTTCCTAGCAGAAAACGCCAGATTTGCCGAAATCTGTACCGATCATCAGATTCACTTCATCGGACCTACTCCCGACGCGATTCGTGCTATGGGAGACAAATCGACCGCCAAAGAAACCATGCAAAAAGCAGGCGTTCCCGTTGTTCCTGGCAGTGATGGCTTACTCGCTGACGAAACCAGCGCTTATCGCTTTGCGCGAGACATTGGCTTTCCCGTGATGTTAAAAGCCACCGCTGGCGGTGGGGGGCGAGGAATGCGCCTCGTTCATCACGAAGGAGAATTAAGTAAACTTTTCCAAGCTGCCAAAGGCGAGTCAGAAGCAGCGTTTGGTAATAGTGGGGTTTATTTAGAAAAATTTATTGAACGTCCTCGTCATATTGAGTTTCAAATCTTAGCGGATAGTTATGGCAATGTGGTGCATTTAGGCGAAAGAGATTGTTCCATCCAACGTCGCCACCAAAAATTGTTGGAAGAATCACCGAGTCCCGTTTTAACCCCCAACTTACGACAAAAAATGGGGAAAGCCGCCGTGAAAGCCGCGCAGTCGATTAATTATGTTGGCGCGGGAACGGTAGAATTTTTGTTAGATGCTCACGATAATTTCTATTTCATGGAAATGAATACTCGTATCCAAGTTGAGCATCCCGTTACAGAGATGGTAACTGGATTAGATTTAATTGCAGAACAAATTCGCATCGCCCAAGGGGAAAAGTTGAGTTTTCGACAAAAAGATGTCCAAATTCGAGGACACGCCATTGAGTGTCGCATTAATGCAGAAGACCCCGATCATGATTTTCGTCCCCAACCTGGACGCATTAACGGTTATCTTCCCCCAGGGGGACCAGGGGTGAGAATGGACTCTCATGTTTATACGGATTACGAAATTCCCCCTTATTATGATTCTCTCATCGGTAAATTGATTGTTTGGGGACCCACCAGAGAAGCGGCGATTAAACGCATGAAACGAGCCTTAAGACAATGTGCCATTACAGGAGTAAAAACAACGATCGGGTTTCATCAGAAGATTCTAGAAACGCCCGCATTCCTAGCAGGAGATGTTTACACCAATTTTGTCCAACAACATTTGTTCAATAATCAACTTCGCGTCAACATTGGTGACTGA
- a CDS encoding FKBP-type peptidyl-prolyl cis-trans isomerase, with protein MREILVSFSVLVVCVLVLIVAQVVDQGKTSSAIASPLSASESGTLVALSLEDVANKEDVKTTDSGLRYVEVEEGEGEVPQSGQTVVVHYTGGLADGTKFDSSRDRDRPFSFKLGQGQVIKGWEEGISTMRVGGRRQLIIPPELGYGQRGAGGVIPPNATLIFDVELLRISS; from the coding sequence ATGCGAGAAATTTTGGTCAGTTTTAGCGTTCTAGTGGTGTGCGTTTTGGTGTTGATTGTGGCGCAAGTGGTGGATCAAGGAAAAACCAGTAGCGCGATCGCGTCTCCTTTGTCTGCTTCTGAATCGGGAACATTGGTTGCTTTGAGTTTGGAAGATGTCGCCAATAAGGAAGATGTGAAAACCACTGACTCTGGACTGCGTTATGTGGAAGTGGAAGAAGGAGAGGGGGAAGTTCCTCAGTCTGGACAAACTGTAGTGGTACATTATACGGGAGGTCTCGCCGATGGAACGAAGTTTGATAGTTCTCGCGATCGCGATCGTCCTTTTAGCTTTAAGTTAGGACAAGGACAAGTGATTAAAGGTTGGGAAGAAGGAATTTCTACGATGCGTGTTGGTGGTCGTCGTCAATTGATTATTCCCCCAGAATTGGGATATGGTCAAAGAGGGGCTGGTGGTGTCATCCCTCCCAATGCGACTCTGATTTTTGATGTGGAATTATTGAGAATCTCATCTTAA
- a CDS encoding type II toxin-antitoxin system Phd/YefM family antitoxin: protein MKQLSVQQAREQLYELINEVTQQHQLIYISGDDKNNDVVLLAKKDWEAIQETLYLNQIPGMVESIHEASQEAIDECISVEDLEW, encoded by the coding sequence ATGAAACAATTATCAGTTCAACAAGCAAGAGAGCAACTCTATGAGTTAATCAATGAAGTAACCCAACAGCATCAACTGATTTATATTTCTGGCGATGATAAGAATAATGATGTTGTTTTACTAGCCAAAAAAGACTGGGAAGCCATTCAAGAAACGCTTTATCTTAATCAGATTCCAGGCATGGTGGAATCGATTCACGAAGCCTCGCAAGAAGCAATTGATGAATGTATTTCGGTTGAGGATTTGGAGTGGTGA
- a CDS encoding Uma2 family endonuclease, producing the protein MDIARHTSIFKKQENLVVFTDLLHLPIDRDRASCADQILNLTGMAWEDYERLTEGDFGYRISYWHGIIKIVSPSRNHERIAEVINGLIKTYCRQFNLAYFPMGSMTLKNPPLAGKEPDHSFAFETDKSIPDLAVEVIYSSGNVADLEKYRDLEVKEVWFWRDHKITFYRLVDGNYQEIEESVCLPKLTADFLITFINRGLTETPLTIEQDFYNFLNG; encoded by the coding sequence GTGGATATTGCCCGCCATACCAGCATTTTTAAGAAACAGGAAAACTTAGTTGTGTTCACCGATTTATTGCATCTTCCGATTGATCGCGATCGCGCTAGTTGTGCGGATCAAATCCTTAACCTTACTGGTATGGCTTGGGAGGATTACGAAAGACTAACTGAGGGAGATTTCGGCTATCGCATTTCTTATTGGCATGGAATCATAAAAATTGTGTCTCCCAGTAGAAACCATGAGAGGATAGCGGAAGTAATCAACGGTTTAATTAAAACTTACTGTCGCCAATTTAATCTCGCTTATTTTCCGATGGGTTCAATGACACTAAAAAATCCTCCTTTAGCTGGGAAAGAACCCGATCATAGTTTTGCTTTTGAAACAGATAAGTCGATTCCTGATCTAGCAGTGGAAGTCATTTATAGCAGTGGTAACGTTGCTGATCTAGAAAAGTATCGAGACTTGGAGGTAAAGGAAGTTTGGTTTTGGCGTGATCATAAAATTACTTTTTATCGTCTGGTTGATGGTAACTATCAAGAGATCGAGGAAAGTGTTTGTTTGCCAAAACTAACGGCTGATTTTTTGATTACCTTTATCAATCGGGGATTGACAGAAACTCCACTGACGATCGAACAAGATTTTTATAATTTCTTAAATGGGTAA